A genome region from Pyrenophora tritici-repentis strain M4 chromosome 9, whole genome shotgun sequence includes the following:
- a CDS encoding uricase: protein MPHLSHARYGKDNVRLYKVDKDPKTGTHKVIEQTVCVLLEGDIDVSYTKADNSVIVATDTQKQTTYILAKQHPIDPPEQFAAIIGDHFVRTYPHIHAAHVKIIQHRWTRMTIDGKDHPHSFYRDGEEIRVVESITREGHGVSIRSKIEKLLVLKSTGSAFHGFHRDEYTRLPETWDRILSTEIEAGWQWKLFKTLEEAKAVDFNAAWTAARDITMKVFAEDESASVQATMYKMCDLILAALPQVEAVDYALPNKHYFEIDLSWHKGIKNTGKDATVFAPQSDPNGLIHCTVTRKGTKAKL, encoded by the exons ATGCCTCACCTCAGCCACGCCCGCTATGGCAAGGACAATGTCCGCTTGTACAAGGTCGATAAAGACCCCAAGACCGGCACTCACAAAGTCATCGAACAAACAGTTTGCGTCCTACTCGAGGGAGACATTGACGTCTC CTACACTAAAGCAGATAACTCCGTGATAGTCGCAACCGATACGCAAAAGCAAACAACGTACATCCTCGCCAAGCAACACCCCATCGATCCGCCTGAGCAGTTTGCCGCTATTATCGGCGATCACTTTGTCAGAACCTACCCGCATATTCACGCGGCACATGTCAAGATTATCCAGCACCGATGGACGCGCATGACCATCGATGGCAAAGACCACCCGCACTCCTTCTACCGCGACGGCGAAGAGATCCGCGTAGTCGAGTCTATTACACGAGAGGGCCATGGCGTGTCAATCCGCTCCAAGATTGAGAAGCTACTCGTACTGAAGAGCACGGGTTCGGCATTCCATGGCTTCCACCGTGATGAATACACTAGGTTGCCTGAGACATGGGACCGTATTCTTAGCACGGAGATCGAGGCAGGGTGGCAATGGAAGTTGTTCAAGACCCTGGAAGAAGCCAAGGCCGTTGACTTCAATGCTGCATGGACGGCAGCCAGGGACATTACCATGAAGGTCTTTGCCGAGGACGAGAGCGCAAGTGTGCAGGCAACCATGTACAAGATGTGCGATCTGATCCTGGCTGCTCTTCCCCAAGTCGAGGCTGTTGACTATGCGCTACCCAACAAGCATTACTTCGAAATTG ATCTCTCGTGGCACAAGGGCATCAAGAACACAGGCAAAGACGCCACGGTATTTGCGCCCCAATCGGACCCCAACGGTCTCATCCATTGCACTGTCACTCGCAAGGGTACAAAGGCCAAGCTATAG
- a CDS encoding CopZ, Copper chaperone — protein MTVPPFETIFAVPMTCQSCINDIEGSLQQLSGINKVTANLKDQLVSVEGTAAPSAIVEAIQSTGRDAILRGSGKSDSAAVCILESHAPHVENKVRGLVRMVEVAPGMTIVDLSIRGLSPGTYHATVRVCGDISEGPESTGAVWESLKAEKEKKPCRGVFGTVQVDKGGVGSVFLDRPVHIWEMIGRSIVVAREQDGQFDKNDPDTLVGVIARSAGVWDNDKTVCSCSGKTVWQERDEQRDRGML, from the exons ATGACTGTTCCTCCGTTCGAAACTATCTTTGCGGTGCCCATGACCTGTCAGTCATGTATCAACGATATTGAAGGCTCTCTACAGCAGTTGAGTG GTATCAACAAAGTTACTGCCAACCTCAAAGACCAACTAGTATCTGTTGAAGGCACTGCAGCACCGTCGGCTATAGTTGAGGCCATTCAATCCACCGGACGTGATGCCATCCTGAGAGGATCAGGAAAGTCCGACA GCGCCGCAGTCTGCATTCTCGAATCTCACGCACCTCACGTGGAGAACAAAGTCCGCGGACTTGTGCGAATGGTTGAAGTTGCGCCTGGTATGACAATTGTCGATTTGAGTATACGGGGACTATCCCCCGGAACCTACCATGCGACTGTCCGCGTGTGTGGAGATATCTCGGAGGGCCCTGAATCCACTGGTGCGGTCTGGGAATCTCTAAAAGCCGAAAAGGAAAAGAAGCCGTGTCGTGGCGTCTTTGGCACTGTGCAGGTGGATAAAGGAGGGGTTGGATCGGTGTTCTTGGATAGGCCAGTTCACATCTGGGAGATGATCGGACGGAGCATCGTGGTTGCGAGAGAGCAGGACGGCCAG TTTGACAAGAATGATCCGGATACGCTAGTGGGTGTCATCGCACGTAGCGCTGGTGTTTGGGATA ATGACAAGACGGTGTGCTCGTGCTCGGGGAAGACGGTATGGCAGGAGCGGGACGAGCAGCGGGACCGTGGCATGCTCTAA
- a CDS encoding mitochondrial 54S ribosomal protein uL13m: protein MSQVIGKTRLAYARAWHHLDIGSDPRALGRVASAIALALMGKHKPIFDPSTDCGDYVVATNCSQLHTTGKKRFQKLYRTHSTRPGSLKELSMDRMMAKWGGGEVLRKAVSGMLPKNRLRKERLARLKTFEGQAHPYKENLIKVVNGGGQSITEHADVKRAFLEATTQNAAAPVS, encoded by the exons ATGTCGCAAGTCATAGGGAAG ACGCGCCTGGCCTATGCCCGCGCATGGCATCACCTCGACATTGGCTCTGACCCGCGCGCCCTGGGCCGCGTAGCCTCCGCCATAGCCCTCGCCCTCATGGGCAAACACAAGCCTATTTTCGACCCTTCGACCGACTGCGGCGATTACGTCGTGGCGACCAATTGCTCGCAGCTGCACACGACGGGCAAGAAGCGCTTCCAGAAACTCTACCGCACACATAGCACGCGGCCGGGTTCGCTGAAGGAATTGTCAATGGATAGGATGATGGCGAAGTGGGGCGGAGGTGAGGTCCTGAGGAAGGCGGTTAGTGGTATGTTGCCGAAGAATAGACTGCGCAAGGAGAGATTGGCGCGGTTGAAGACGTTTGAGGGCCAGGCGCATCCGTATAAGGAGAATTTGATTAAAGTGGTGAATGGAGGCGGGCAGAGTATAACGGAACATGCGGATGTCAAGAGGGCGTTTTTGGAGGCGACTACACAGAATGCGGCGGCGCCGGTGTCATGA
- a CDS encoding HR1 multi-domain protein: protein MTPSARSLNAQVDDQSSLLAPTTSRDGRSMSSAGLASSRSGQPSYASYTTATTGPGSFNTAVVRPSTAQEGRIRPDFDMHAITIAENDGLTTEQRQAELQDQIEKETKIKIGSENLLEALNAKNAKDSKNQRLQVEEQLNISNRKLAQLQAGLAAEKQRAKEVKSPPADPQSRLSYLFRRNISRSPSRHVVPKSEGEEEETESPTFVLAEILQALEVQGMQPEYYVERANSLVLLFKRHPTLKYDLAWSIFGLRMQTMLLSDSREVVAAAYRVMRYSFTDRKSLRIVRALHTDHLVILSLIKESKASVEREQALKFVRAFLDVKGGVEEIARAVVRIIVAVAEHAEDRLRNIATLTLAEILVRKPSLLVAAGGMGALADALGEGSYHAAESVGTSFLYLLDTPRRRRFLRSGRELEAPFAMFTDAGVIHGHQHEEKLKVNAKVIASLLRSWAGLLTLSMNDFLPLRSLLWSLQIPTPHVRNIILELLFDLLRIKPPSWSSSFLAGRRLTTYGRVTNLKNQQIKEASASSATDDDTTKWSLLDHYVSVVLAAFLHAGLMPALLQAEEEPLTLPLKRKTTLLIGEVLKMANELLPPAWSAQLQVLPQLLHSAARFQSEDRFVAIGTIYQVDSINRTLYRSGPTSLYTTKSTTTSDDTSTTRQTDHAAKLQAAMQVDEAHFRNLMVETQVLNTVTFQKWRWDLILNIIEGPLLNPKRLDEAIKVTKFVHRVLGFYRPFKYRFSEVKNTKPNQRYVRAGCALMQSLLQNPEGVKYLAESKFIRQLAECLSHFDRMSGLTSESPIFQTDRMNETLTGGYFALLGALTKDSRGIHILERWRVINMFYHIIELNDRDDLIRTLLSNMDYTLDGHLRIIISKALTSCSKEIRIFATRLLRKYATKPMDLNESVGVAEWAIRLLVTQLYDPDVEVCEVAIKILEEACNQKESLEFVVKCRPALDHLGEIGAPLLLRFLSTSVGYHYLNGLDYITREMDDWFLGRNDTYVALIEASMARALADIPEKPSTQLTFDDTPEPTDYGLVPPHFYRELTRTKEGCKLLKQKGHFDEFAATIRDFASENDDPEIILKVKGCLWAVGNVGSMELGAPFLENSDVVKWIVQIAEQSEVMSLRGTAFYVLGLISRSTHGQEILLEYGWDGVVNDSGEALGFSLPLEFNKLFAMAPWTAPAEEMSWNPNAKITVAVTDNDPVNARILKLATDLGNTVLAKKAATDLQAIKARKAPGFSKPAIFHKVMQILEAHHFRLPACRFMLDLFDKRVLEQIVLEEEDDEEEESNSASEDKSDAEQLGSMNGAFKPV, encoded by the exons ATGACGCCATCAGCCCGCTCCCTCAATGCACAGGTCGACGACCAGAGCTCCCTCCTTGCGCCTACAACGAGTAGAGATGGCCGCTCAATGTCGTCGGCCGGCCTCGCTAGCTCGCGGAGCGGCCAGCCTTCATACGCCTCATACACGACGGCCACTACCGGCCCAGGTAGCTTCAACACGGCCGTGGTACGGCCGTCGACGGCACAGGAGGGTCGAATACGCCCCGATTTCGACATGCACGCTATAACAATCGCCGAGAACGACGGATTGACAACCGAGCAGCGGCAGGCAGAGCTGCAGGATCAGATTGAGAAAGAGACCAAGATCAAGATTGGGTCCGAGAACCTTTTGGAGGCGTTGAACGCAAAAAATGCAAAAGACAGCAAGAACCAGAGGCTGCAAGTCGAGGAGCAGCTCAACATATCAAACAGAAAACTCGCACAACTGCAGGCCGGGTTGGCTGCAGAGAAACAGAGAGCAAAGGAGGTCAAATCCCCGCCAGCGGATCCCCAGAGCAGACTATCCTACCTCTTTCGTCGAAACATATCCCGCTCGCCGTCACGGCATGTCGTACCGAAATcagaaggagaggaagaggaaaCGGAATCACCGACTTTTGTGCTGGCTGAGATACTACAGGCTCTAGAAGTCCAGGGCATGCAACCGGAATACTATGTAGAGAGAGCAAACTCTTTGGTCCTCCTCTTCAAGCGACATCCTACGTTGAAGTACGACCTAGCTTGGTCTATATTCGGACTACGAATGCAAACCATGCTCTTAAGCGACAGCCGGGAAGTTGTCGCAGCGGCGTACCGTGTCATGCGCTATTCCTTCACCGACCGCAAATCTCTCCGAATTGTACGCGCCCTTCATACTGATCACCTGGTCATTCTTTCATTGATAAAGGAGTCCAAAGCTAGCGTGGAGCGCGAGCAGGCATTGAAGTTTGTCCGAGCATTTCTAGATGTAAAGGGAGGTGTCGAGGAAATCGCTCGTGCTGTGGTCCGCATCATTGTCGCTGTAGCCGAACATGCAGAGGACCGTCTCAGGAATATCGCGACTCTGACATTGGCCGAAATTCTCGTTAGGAAGCCATCTCTCCTAGTTGCAGCTGGTGGTATGGGTGCTTTGGCAGATGCTCTGGGAGAAGGAAGCTATCACGCCGCAGAGAGCGTTGGCACGTCTTTCCTCTACCTATTAGATACGCCTAGGCGGCGTCGTTTCTTGCGTTCTGGGCGAGAACTAGAAGCTCCATTTGCAATGTTCACTGACGCAGGGGTTATACATGGGCATCAGCACGAAGAAAAGCTCAAAGTCAACGCCAAGGTTATCGCGTCCTTGCTCAGAAGTTGGGCTGGATTACTAACCCTCTCGATGAACGATTTCCTCCCTCTCCGATCCTTGCTTTGGTCACTACAGATACCGACCCCACATGTTCGAAACATCATCTTGGAACTATTGTTCGATCTTCTCAGAATCAAACCTCCCTCATGGTCCTCGTCATTCCTGGCTGGTCGGCGATTGACTACCTATGGCCGTGTCACAAACCTAAAAAACCAGCAGATCAAAGAAGCGTCTGCTTCCAGCGCAACCGATGATGACACCACCAAGTGGAGTCTGTTAGACCATTACGTCTCAGTTGTCCTGGCCGCCTTTCTGCACGCTGGTCTGATGCCAGCATTGTTACAAGCTGAAGAGGAGCCTTTGACATTGCCCTTGAAGCGCAAAACGACTTTGCTTATTGGAGAGGTCCTAAAAATGGCAAACGAGCTTTTGCCACCAGCATGGAGCGCACAGCTTCAGGTGCTTCCACAACTCCTGCACTCGGCTGCAAGGTTCCAATCCGAAGACCGGTTTGTTGCCATCGGCACCATATACCAAGTCGACAGTATCAACAGGACTCTCTACCGTTCCGGACCCACTTCTCTCTACACTACCAAGAGTACTACAACTTCAGATGATACCTCAACAACCCGACAGACGGATCATGCGGCGAAGCTACAAGCTGCCATGCAGGTAGATGAAGCCCATTTCCGAAATCTGATGGTCGAGACACAAGTATTGAATACAGTTACATTCCAGAAATGGAGATGGGATCTGATTCTCAACATTATTGAAGGCCCTTTGCTGAACCCTAAACGCTTGGATGAAGCTATCAAAGTGACCAAGTTCGTCCATCGCGTTCTGGGCTTCTACCGTCCATTCAAGTATCGTTTCTCCGAGGTCAAAAACACGAAGCCCAATCAGCGTTATGTCCGAGCCGGCTGTGCGCTGATGCAGAGCCTTTTGCAAAACCCCGAAGGTGTCAAGTACTTGGCTGAAAGCAAATTCATCAGACAGCTGGCCGAGTGCTTGTCGCATTTCGACCGGATGAGCGGCTTGACCTCTGAATCGCCCATCTTCCAGACGGATCGGATGAATGAAACACTGACTGGTGGCTACTTTGCACTATTGGGTGCCCTAACCAAAGATTCACGCGGGATTCACATTCTGGAAAGATGGAGAGTCATCAATATGTTCTACCATATTATCGAGCTCAACGACCGCGACGATTTGATCCGGACCCTTCTAAGCAACATGGACTACACATTGGACGGCCATCTACGCATCATCATTTCCAAAGCCTTGACGTCATGCTCTAAGGAGATCCGTATATTCGCAACCAGACTGTTGCGCAAATATGCAACAAAGCCGATGGATTTGAACGAATCCGTTGGTGTTGCGGAATGGGCCATCAGGCTACTTGTGACACAGCTTTACGACCCAGATGTGGAGGTCTGCGAGGTTGCAATCAAGATTCTCGAAGAGGCTTGCAACCAAAAAGAGTCTTTGGAGTTTGTTGTGAAATGCCGTCCGGCGTTAGACCATTTGGGTGAAATTGGTGCTCCGCTGTTACTTCGATTCCTTTCAACTTCGGTAGGCTACCACTATCTGAATGGATTGGATTACATCACGAGAGAAATGGATGACTGGTTCTTGGGGAGGAACGACACTTACGTGGCTTTGATCGAGGCCTCCATGGCCCGCGCCCTTGCAGACATACCCGAGAAGCCGTCGACTCAACTGACCTTTGACGACACACCCGAACCCACAGATTACGGCCTTGTACCACCGCATTTCTACCGGGAGCTGACCCGGACCAAGGAAGGGTGCAAGCTACTCAAGCAAAAGGGGCATTTTGACGAGTTCGCAGCCACGATCCGCGACTTTGCATCTGAGAACGACGATCCAGAGATTATACTCAAAGTCAAGGGTTGCTTATGGGCCGTCGGCAATGTCGGCTCCATGGAACTGGGTGCGCCATTCCTTGAAAATTCGGATGTCGTCAAGTGGATTGTACAGATTGCGGAACAATCAGAAGTCATGTCGCTCAGAGGAACAGCCTTCTACGTCCTAGGCTTGATTTCTCGCAGTACTCATGGTCAAGAGATCTTGTTGGAGTATGGTTGGGACGGCGTTGTCAACGACTCCGGAGAGGCGCTAGGGTTTAGCCTGCCATTGGAGTTCAACAAGCTCTTTGCG ATGGCGCCATGGACCGCTCCCGCAGAGGAGATGAGCTGGAACCCGAATGCAAAGATTACCGTTGCTGTCACGGATAATGACCCAGTCAATGCACGGATATTGAAGCTCGCAACCGACTTGGGTAACACGGTGCTTGCCAAGAAGGCGGCAACTGACTTGCAGGC AATCAAAGCTAGAAAGGCACCCGGATTCAGCAAACCAGCCATCTTCCACAAGGTGATGCAGATACTGGAAGCGCATCACTTCCGTCTCCCAGCGTGTCGGTTCATGCTGGATCTGTTCGACAAGCGGGTTCTTGAACAGATTGTGCTAGAAGAGGAAGACGACGAGGAGGAAGAGTCAAACAGCGCGTCCGAAGACAAGTCGGACGCTGAGCAACTGGGCAGCATGAATGGTGCATTTAAGCCAGTGTGA